In a single window of the Megalobrama amblycephala isolate DHTTF-2021 linkage group LG3, ASM1881202v1, whole genome shotgun sequence genome:
- the si:cabz01076231.1 gene encoding calcium-binding protein 2, with the protein MAEKAERAPSTDSQSAEGSAPKPALRKTVSIDANKKKKGKKSNEDAMNKVYTNLLSSVFGQERELSQPELDELSEAFKEFDYDQDGYLNYKDLAECMRTMGYMPTEMELLEIIQQIKMRLGGLMDFDDFCELMGPRMMVETADMLGLKEIKSSFCQFDTDGDGKITLDEMKEAVKTLLGEKLKKGELEEILKELDLNGDGTVDFDEFVMMLSIR; encoded by the exons GAGCGCCCTCTACAGACAG CCAATCAGCTGAAGGCTCCGCCCCCAAACCAGCCCTCCGCAAGACGGTGTCCATCGACGCCAACAAAAAGAAGAAAGGCAAGAAATCGAACGAGGACGCCATGAACAAGGTGTACACCAACCTGCTGAGCAGCGTGTTCGGACAG GAGAGAGAGCTGTCTCAGCCGGAGCTGGATG AGCTGTCCGAGGCGTTTAAGGAGTTCGACTACGATCAGGACGGCTATCTGAACTACAAGGATCTGGCCGAGTGCATGAGGACGATGGGATACATGCCCACAGAGATGGAGCTGCTGGAGATCATCCAACAGATCAAGATGAGGC tcgGCGGTCTGATGGATTTCGATGACTTCTGTGAGTTAATGGGCCCCAGGATGATGGTGGAGACGGCGGATATGCTCGGACTCAAAGAGATCAAGAGCTCCTTCTGTCAG TTTGACACTGATGGAGACGGGAAGATCACTCTGGATGAGATGAAGGAGGCCGTGAAGACTCTGCTAGGAGAGAAACTCAAGAAGGGAGAACTGGAGGAGATCCTGAAGGAGCTGGACCTCAACGGAGACGGAACCGTGGATTTCGATG AGTTTGTGATGATGCTGTCGATACGATGA